The following proteins are encoded in a genomic region of Vibrio spartinae:
- a CDS encoding SAM-dependent methyltransferase, with protein sequence MFNSPSLEMPKSLTSWQQGARAMVLKSLRLIKVGSLTLEENFAGQARISDAVSQQSAVEQFGFAHDDQPQAHIRVNHPDFYASVLKGGSIAAAEAYMDGWWDSPNLTVVTELMARNLNALDQLEAQSSVLVRAMNKVGHWLKRNSIGRAKQNIEAHYDLGNDLYQTFLDQRMLYSSALYLNTSDSLEQAQIQKMDRLCQQLQLTANDHVIEIGTGWGAMAIYIAQHYGCQVTTTTISEQQYAYAQAEIERLGLSEQITLLKQDYRLLNGQFDKLVSIEMIEAVGKSYLPSYIAKCQSLLKPGGRMAIQAITIADQRFDSYSNDVDFIQKYIFPGGFLPSITVLTQMATRHTDFVVRDVFDLGLDYAQTLADWRCRFDASCNKVKSLGYDERFVRMWRYYLCYCEGGFKARTISTIHMTLQRAQ encoded by the coding sequence ATGTTCAATTCGCCTTCATTAGAGATGCCTAAATCACTGACATCATGGCAGCAAGGTGCTCGAGCCATGGTACTGAAATCCTTACGCCTGATAAAAGTTGGCAGCCTGACATTAGAGGAAAATTTTGCAGGACAGGCGCGTATTTCTGATGCTGTTTCGCAGCAAAGTGCCGTGGAACAATTCGGGTTTGCGCATGACGACCAGCCACAGGCCCACATTCGGGTGAATCACCCTGATTTTTATGCCAGCGTGCTGAAAGGCGGCAGCATTGCAGCAGCAGAAGCATATATGGATGGTTGGTGGGACAGTCCCAATCTGACGGTTGTGACGGAACTGATGGCGCGTAACTTAAACGCACTGGATCAGTTGGAAGCACAAAGCAGCGTGCTTGTCCGGGCGATGAATAAAGTCGGTCACTGGCTGAAACGCAACTCGATTGGGCGTGCCAAGCAAAACATTGAAGCGCACTACGATTTGGGGAATGACCTGTATCAGACGTTTCTCGATCAACGCATGCTGTACTCAAGTGCACTCTATCTCAACACCAGCGATTCACTGGAACAGGCCCAAATTCAGAAAATGGATCGGTTGTGTCAGCAGTTACAACTGACAGCCAATGACCACGTGATTGAAATTGGTACCGGGTGGGGGGCAATGGCGATTTATATCGCGCAACATTATGGATGCCAAGTCACAACCACTACGATTTCGGAACAGCAATATGCGTATGCACAGGCCGAGATTGAGCGCTTGGGGCTCAGTGAGCAGATTACCTTACTCAAACAAGATTACCGCTTGCTTAACGGGCAGTTTGACAAGCTGGTGTCTATCGAGATGATTGAGGCGGTCGGCAAATCCTATCTGCCGTCTTATATTGCCAAATGTCAGTCGCTACTTAAACCCGGAGGACGGATGGCGATTCAGGCGATCACCATTGCCGATCAGCGGTTTGACAGCTATAGCAACGACGTTGATTTCATTCAGAAGTATATTTTCCCCGGCGGATTTCTACCCTCAATCACCGTTCTGACCCAAATGGCGACGCGGCATACGGATTTCGTCGTCCGTGATGTGTTTGATTTGGGACTAGACTACGCCCAGACGCTGGCTGACTGGCGCTGTCGTTTTGACGCTTCATGCAACAAAGTCAAGTCACTGGGTTACGACGAACGCTTTGTCCGCATGTGGCGTTACTATTTGTGTTACTGCGAAGGCGGCTTTAAAGCGCGTACCATCAGTACCATTCACATGACATTACAACGGGCACAATGA
- a CDS encoding DUF2878 domain-containing protein, with protein sequence MMRHFLLISLWFEALWLLAVLGQARLQWITIGLVTVTMAYTALRYPLALGRIMMVAAIGMTLDYINLHVGLFSFTTSFLPIWLVGLWFAFAWFASFAIPVFSHLPALLVFSATALGGALSYWAGHRFGAVQFEWSVAGAVFVLFLEWFGLSLLLMKVFRNANPTFNRDTVSDRDPLDRHR encoded by the coding sequence ATGATGCGTCACTTCCTACTGATTTCATTGTGGTTTGAAGCGCTCTGGCTACTCGCCGTATTAGGACAGGCGCGTTTGCAGTGGATCACCATTGGCTTGGTGACGGTCACGATGGCGTACACCGCGTTACGATACCCCCTGGCACTCGGACGCATCATGATGGTGGCAGCCATCGGCATGACGCTGGATTACATCAATCTCCATGTCGGGCTGTTTTCCTTTACCACATCCTTCCTGCCGATCTGGCTGGTTGGGTTGTGGTTTGCCTTCGCTTGGTTTGCCAGCTTTGCTATCCCGGTTTTCAGTCATCTACCGGCGTTACTCGTCTTCAGCGCAACAGCACTGGGTGGCGCACTGAGTTATTGGGCAGGGCATCGTTTTGGCGCCGTGCAATTTGAATGGTCTGTTGCGGGGGCGGTGTTCGTTCTATTTTTGGAATGGTTCGGATTGTCTTTGTTATTGATGAAGGTATTTAGGAATGCTAACCCCACGTTTAACCGCGACACTGTCTCTGACCGTGATCCTCTGGATCGCCACCGTTAA
- a CDS encoding chalcone isomerase family protein, translated as MLTPRLTATLSLTVILWIATVNGAELKGKASASWTDWPIVGQATLSWLWFDIYSSQLRTPDGHYEQVPNDVTPHPVALEIRYLRDISSKDLLEETQAQWERLGYDEAQTSAWLTLLAEMMPSVKTGERLVYVSDGRAGQLYYFNQQGQQRLLGNVENKQMNDTFLSIWLSPQAEHPKLRYQLIGMKQ; from the coding sequence ATGCTAACCCCACGTTTAACCGCGACACTGTCTCTGACCGTGATCCTCTGGATCGCCACCGTTAATGGCGCTGAGCTTAAGGGAAAGGCATCAGCATCATGGACCGACTGGCCGATTGTCGGTCAGGCGACTTTATCTTGGTTGTGGTTCGATATTTATTCATCACAGCTTCGTACTCCCGACGGTCACTACGAGCAAGTGCCGAATGACGTCACACCACATCCCGTAGCGTTAGAGATTCGTTACTTGCGTGATATCAGCAGCAAAGATTTGCTGGAGGAAACACAAGCTCAGTGGGAGAGGCTGGGTTATGACGAGGCGCAAACTAGCGCATGGTTAACGTTGTTGGCCGAGATGATGCCCAGTGTTAAAACGGGTGAGCGTTTGGTCTATGTCTCCGATGGTCGTGCTGGGCAGCTGTATTACTTCAATCAACAGGGGCAGCAACGCCTGCTCGGCAACGTCGAAAATAAACAGATGAATGACACATTTTTGTCGATTTGGCTGTCACCGCAAGCCGAACATCCGAAACTTCGTTATCAATTAATAGGAATGAAACAATGA
- a CDS encoding DUF3833 domain-containing protein codes for MRHMVKVLSLVMLMLIAGCSADLKAYQASQPAFDLFGYFQGETHAWGMVQDYSGKQTRRFQVKIKGTVADDTLTLVEDFVFHDGEKNQRIWTITRSADGHYEGRADDIIGVATGHEMGNALQWQYDFLLKTDDSEITVSFDDWLFRQDDKHLFNITSIRKFGLEVGRITLFFTK; via the coding sequence ATGAGACATATGGTGAAAGTGTTATCGCTGGTGATGTTGATGCTCATTGCCGGTTGTTCTGCGGATTTAAAAGCCTATCAAGCCAGCCAACCCGCTTTTGATTTGTTTGGTTATTTTCAGGGAGAAACCCATGCGTGGGGCATGGTGCAGGATTATAGCGGCAAGCAGACCCGCCGCTTTCAGGTCAAAATTAAAGGGACAGTCGCCGATGATACGCTGACTTTGGTGGAAGATTTTGTATTTCATGATGGTGAAAAGAATCAGCGTATCTGGACGATTACCCGTAGCGCTGACGGACATTATGAAGGAAGAGCCGACGATATTATCGGTGTTGCGACAGGGCATGAAATGGGAAATGCGTTACAGTGGCAATATGACTTTCTGCTCAAAACAGACGATAGTGAAATCACGGTCTCCTTTGATGATTGGTTGTTCCGTCAGGACGACAAACACCTGTTTAATATCACAAGCATTCGCAAGTTTGGTCTGGAAGTCGGACGCATCACGCTATTTTTTACAAAGTAA
- a CDS encoding formimidoylglutamate deiminase, with product MTIHSGTRQDSTFIFAKQAWLPTGWQHNVLFEIVDGNFAQITTDTTPPDGVRRLQGPVLPTLANVHSHAFQRVMAGMAEVSFNPNDSFWSWRDLMYKIVRRLSPQQVHVIATQLYIDMLKAGYTQVGEFHYLHHDTAGKPYRDPAEMAHQLLNAADRTGIGMTLLPALYSYAGFGAQPPHQGQARFIHSSDSYLQLHHQLAGELAGTHADNRHRLGICFHSLRAVSQHQIQAVLTELDHGQPIHIHIAEQQKEVSDCLNWSQQRPVEWLHNHVGLDERWCLIHATHLNRDEIQMIADSGAVAGLCPSTEANLGDGIFPGVAFTQAGGQWSIGSDSHVCLSATEELRLLEYSQRLRDQQRNRLYSQSQNHVGDHLYTQALAGGNQACGIQLGLAVGCRADFMVLDATHPLLMSSQTPDLINRWLFACHENLIKDVFVAGKQCIQDGHHDLEDNSRGQFAHVIKQVIG from the coding sequence ATGACTATCCACTCAGGAACCCGACAAGACAGCACTTTTATTTTTGCCAAACAGGCATGGCTCCCGACCGGCTGGCAGCACAATGTGCTGTTTGAAATTGTGGATGGCAACTTTGCACAAATTACGACAGATACCACGCCACCGGATGGTGTGCGACGTCTTCAAGGCCCGGTTCTACCGACACTGGCCAATGTTCATTCCCACGCCTTTCAGCGGGTCATGGCAGGCATGGCGGAAGTCAGTTTCAACCCAAATGACAGTTTCTGGAGCTGGCGCGACTTAATGTACAAGATTGTCAGGCGACTCTCCCCGCAACAGGTTCATGTCATCGCCACGCAGTTATACATTGATATGCTCAAAGCCGGATATACACAGGTCGGTGAGTTCCACTACCTCCACCATGATACAGCTGGTAAGCCTTACCGCGATCCGGCCGAAATGGCTCACCAACTCCTGAATGCTGCCGATCGCACGGGGATCGGTATGACCCTCCTTCCGGCGCTATACAGTTATGCCGGCTTCGGTGCTCAACCGCCACATCAAGGACAGGCGCGCTTCATTCACTCATCAGACAGTTATCTGCAACTACACCACCAACTGGCGGGAGAGCTTGCGGGGACACACGCAGATAACCGTCATCGGCTTGGGATCTGTTTTCATTCGCTACGGGCAGTCAGCCAGCACCAGATCCAAGCAGTGCTGACGGAATTAGATCACGGACAGCCAATCCACATCCACATTGCAGAGCAACAAAAAGAAGTCAGTGATTGCCTCAACTGGAGCCAGCAACGGCCGGTCGAGTGGCTTCACAATCATGTCGGTCTGGACGAACGCTGGTGCCTGATTCATGCCACCCACCTCAACCGTGACGAGATTCAGATGATCGCTGACAGCGGTGCCGTGGCCGGTTTGTGTCCAAGTACAGAAGCTAATCTGGGCGACGGTATTTTTCCCGGGGTGGCATTTACCCAAGCCGGCGGGCAATGGAGTATTGGCTCAGACAGCCATGTCTGCCTGTCCGCCACCGAAGAATTACGCCTGCTGGAATATAGTCAGCGACTCCGTGACCAACAACGTAACCGTCTCTACAGCCAGTCACAAAATCACGTCGGAGATCACCTCTATACGCAAGCATTAGCCGGGGGCAATCAAGCTTGCGGTATCCAATTAGGACTTGCTGTCGGATGTCGTGCTGACTTTATGGTGCTGGACGCTACACATCCACTGTTGATGTCAAGTCAAACACCAGACCTCATCAATCGCTGGCTATTTGCCTGCCATGAAAATCTGATTAAAGATGTTTTCGTCGCAGGAAAACAGTGTATTCAAGACGGCCACCACGATTTAGAAGACAACAGCCGCGGTCAGTTTGCCCATGTCATCAAGCAGGTGATTGGCTAA
- the hutC gene encoding histidine utilization repressor, translated as MENSTTQMMCHLSQLIDDAPGPIYAKVKQAICRQIDTGEWQPDQRVPSESEMVKALKVSRMTINRALRELTDEGVLIRQQGVGTFVARKKSHSALFEVHNIADEIASRGHRHHAELVEITLAKATMEEAMNLGVRTNHRIFRATIIHFENDLPIQIEYRVVNAELAPDYDQQDFQHNGAYHYLMKVAPMTEGEHLVEAVLASPAECALLQIDASEPCLQIKRRTWCREQLVTNARLISPGSRFQLFGHFEQ; from the coding sequence ATGGAAAACTCAACCACCCAGATGATGTGCCACTTGTCTCAATTGATAGATGATGCGCCCGGTCCGATCTATGCCAAAGTCAAACAAGCGATTTGTCGTCAGATAGACACCGGGGAATGGCAACCGGATCAGAGAGTGCCGTCTGAGTCAGAGATGGTGAAAGCCTTAAAGGTAAGCCGTATGACCATCAACCGCGCGCTGCGGGAACTGACTGATGAAGGGGTTCTGATTCGTCAGCAGGGGGTTGGTACCTTTGTCGCGAGAAAGAAATCCCATTCAGCACTGTTTGAAGTGCACAATATTGCTGATGAGATAGCCAGTCGTGGTCATCGCCATCACGCGGAGCTGGTTGAAATCACACTGGCAAAGGCGACGATGGAAGAAGCGATGAACCTTGGGGTTCGTACCAACCACCGTATTTTTCGTGCCACGATTATTCATTTCGAGAATGATCTGCCGATTCAAATCGAATATCGCGTGGTCAATGCGGAACTGGCCCCGGATTATGATCAGCAGGATTTCCAGCACAATGGTGCTTACCACTATCTGATGAAAGTCGCGCCGATGACGGAAGGAGAGCATCTGGTTGAAGCGGTGCTTGCCTCTCCGGCAGAATGTGCATTACTGCAAATTGATGCCTCGGAGCCGTGTTTGCAGATCAAACGCCGCACATGGTGCCGGGAACAACTGGTCACCAATGCCCGCCTGATTTCTCCGGGGTCGAGATTCCAGTTATTCGGTCACTTCGAGCAATAA
- the hutH gene encoding histidine ammonia-lyase: MPELTLHPGKLTLSELRQISREPIKISLDRQAIAAIHASTEVVNRVIVEDQAVYGINTGFGLLANTRIATEDLDELQRSIVLSHAAGIGKFMDDATVRLMMVLKVNSLARGYSGIRLAVVEAMITLINKEIYPCVPQKGSVGASGDLAPLAHMSAVLLGEGQARYKGEVISGQAALAIAGMEPIQLAPKEGLALLNGTQASTAFALEGLFAAEDLYASAIVCGALSVEAALGSRRPFDERIHAVRGHQGQMDAAAAYRHLLTELSELGESHSNCEKVQDPYSLRCQPQVMGACLTQVRHAASTLLVEANAVSDNPLVFAEQGDIVSGGNFHAEPVAFAADNLALAIAEIGSLSERRMALLIDSHLSKLPPFLVENGGVNSGFMIAQVTAAALASENKTFAHPASVDSLPTSANQEDHVSMATFAARRLKDMAENTRGILAVEILAAVQGLDFRSPLKSTERLEQARADLRARVPFYDKDRYFAADIEKANGLLAEAVHNELMPAGLLPSVIREHHE; the protein is encoded by the coding sequence ATGCCCGAATTAACATTACACCCCGGAAAGCTCACGCTCAGTGAGTTACGTCAAATCAGCCGGGAACCGATCAAAATCTCGCTCGACAGGCAGGCCATTGCCGCGATTCATGCCAGTACCGAGGTGGTGAACCGAGTGATTGTCGAAGACCAGGCGGTTTACGGGATTAATACCGGGTTTGGTTTATTGGCCAATACCCGGATTGCCACGGAAGATTTAGATGAATTACAGCGCAGTATTGTGTTGTCTCACGCTGCCGGGATCGGTAAATTCATGGATGATGCCACCGTCCGATTGATGATGGTTCTCAAAGTGAACAGCCTTGCCCGCGGGTATTCCGGTATTCGTCTTGCAGTGGTCGAAGCGATGATCACCTTGATTAACAAAGAAATATATCCCTGCGTACCACAAAAAGGTTCGGTTGGCGCTTCGGGTGATCTGGCGCCGCTGGCTCACATGAGTGCTGTGCTGCTCGGTGAAGGACAGGCGCGTTATAAAGGGGAAGTCATTTCCGGTCAGGCTGCATTGGCAATTGCAGGGATGGAACCGATCCAATTAGCGCCGAAAGAAGGGCTTGCCCTGCTCAATGGCACCCAAGCATCAACCGCCTTTGCGCTCGAAGGGCTGTTTGCAGCGGAAGACCTTTATGCCTCCGCTATTGTCTGCGGTGCGCTCTCCGTTGAAGCCGCACTGGGTAGCCGGCGTCCGTTTGATGAGCGGATTCACGCCGTCCGGGGGCATCAGGGCCAGATGGATGCGGCTGCGGCTTATCGGCATCTGCTGACGGAACTGAGTGAACTGGGTGAATCACATTCTAATTGTGAAAAAGTGCAAGACCCATATTCACTGCGCTGCCAGCCTCAGGTGATGGGCGCATGTTTAACTCAGGTTCGCCATGCCGCCAGCACATTGCTTGTTGAGGCCAATGCGGTGTCGGATAACCCGCTGGTGTTTGCTGAGCAAGGCGATATTGTTTCCGGGGGAAATTTCCATGCGGAACCGGTGGCTTTTGCTGCGGATAATCTGGCACTTGCCATCGCTGAAATCGGTAGTCTGTCAGAGCGACGAATGGCGCTGTTAATCGATAGTCATCTGAGTAAGTTACCGCCATTTTTGGTGGAAAACGGCGGCGTCAATTCAGGGTTCATGATCGCACAAGTGACTGCGGCAGCACTCGCCAGTGAAAATAAAACGTTTGCTCATCCGGCATCGGTCGATAGTCTGCCGACATCTGCGAATCAGGAGGATCATGTGTCCATGGCGACATTTGCCGCCCGACGACTCAAAGATATGGCGGAAAATACGCGCGGTATTCTGGCCGTTGAAATTCTGGCGGCGGTACAAGGTTTGGACTTCCGTTCCCCGTTGAAATCAACGGAGCGGCTGGAGCAAGCGCGTGCTGATTTACGTGCGCGTGTCCCTTTCTATGACAAAGACCGTTATTTCGCTGCGGATATCGAAAAAGCCAACGGACTGCTGGCGGAAGCCGTACATAATGAATTGATGCCGGCTGGTTTACTCCCAAGTGTGATAAGGGAGCATCATGAATAA